The genomic DNA TAAAAGGAAATGTTCTTTACTGGGGATGGCTGTTCTTTTTGCTGGCCATTATAGGAGTAGGGGCTGGAGCTTACATGATGCAGCTCGAACAGGGCCTGGGCATCACCGGCCTTAATCGTGACGTATCCTGGGGTTTTTATATTGCCCAGTTTACCTTTCTGGTTGGAGTGGCAGCCTCAGCGGTCATGATGGTAATTCCAAAATACCTGCATAATTTCAAAGCCTTTGGCAGGATGCTCATCCTGGGTGAATTTTTGGCCATTGCAGCAGTGAGCATGTGTCTCATGTTCATCATAGCTGACCTTGGACAGCCACAGCGGCTGATGAATGTGCTGCTTCACCCCTCACCGAATTCAATCCTGTTCTGGGATATGATAGTCCTGAACGGCTATCTGTTCCTGAACCTGCTTATTGGCTGGGTCACGCTGCAGTCTGAACGGAAACAGGTGGCTCCTCCCAAGTGGATTATGCCCTTCATTTATCTGTCCATTCCATGGGCTGTGAGCATCCATACTGTTACAGCCTTTCTGTATGCAGGCCTTCCTGGTCGGGACTTCTGGCTGACCGCAGTCATGGCGCCCTCATTTCTGGCTTCAGCATTTGCTGCTGGTCCTGCTCTGCTTATCCTTCTTGGTCTGGCCGTTAAAGTGTTTGCCAAGTGGGATCCAGGCAAGGAATCCATCCAGGCTCTGGCCAAGATTGTTGTCTATGCCATGAGCGTACATCTGTTCATAGTGGCCTGTAAGGTTTTCACCGCATTTTACAGTCAGATTCCTGACAAATTGTACCATTACAAGTTCCTGTATTTAGGCCTTGATGGACATACCACCCTGGCGACCTTCAGCTGGGTAGCCATTGCTGCCGGGGTCATTGCGGTGATCATTCTGCTTAATCCCAGAAACAGGCAGGCTGAAAACGTTCTGGCCTTTTCCTGTATTCTGATTCTTTTGAGTACCTGGATTGATAAGGGACTTGGGCTGATCTCAGCTGGATTCATCCCCAACCCCATGAAGCAGGTGGTGCTTTATACCCCAACCCAGCCTGAACTGCTGATTACCCTGGCCATCTGGGCCAAGGGTTTTCTGATTCTGACCATCCTCTATAAGGTGGCGGTCGGAGTTAAGAAGGAAATCGAGGCATAAAGGCCTGGCACCGGCTTAAACCTGGCAGTCAAAGCATAATAAGGTAATGGGCCGGGTCGGATACCGGCCCATTACCATTTATTTTTTTTGTTTATGAACTGGCTTCCCTCACCCGGATAAACGATTTTTTCCTTATCCGGAGTGGGTCTGGTCACTGGGGTTAACTGTTCCTTAACAGGATCAGGACCGAGTAAGGCCTGGGCGCAGGGATTTTGATCCAGCATTCTCGGGTTATTTCTCAGGTCGACTTCTGGATTGCTCCAGGAAAATTCAATGGGTATATTGTTGGGATCAAATGAGTAGATGGACAGTATGAATCCATGATCCAGGACTTCAGATACCCAGAAATCCGAAGCACAAAGACGATCATACATGGTCCAGAGATCATCCTTTGATTCCACTTCCAGGGCCAGATGATCAAAGGCAAAGGGGCCGTGGACCGGTACGCCGTGATCCTTCTCCGGCAGTGGTTCGACCCCTTCCCATTCAAAAAAGAGAAGCATGTTCATGGGGCCTAGTTCGAAAAAATATTGTCTGTATCCGGGCTTGCCCAGGCCTGCTATGAGCCTGAGACCCACAAGGTCGCGCCAGAAGACTATGGTCCCATCCATGTTGCCGGTGGCCAGTGCCAGATGATTTATCCCTTTAAGCTGCATAGCTAACTCCTTTAAAAATATATTTGAAAAATCCAGCTTGACATTAATTTGTAATTTTGACTAATTCCAGTTTACTTTTGGTTCAATGGGGAAATTAAGTTTTTCCTAAACTAATTAATCTTGGAGGTTTTATTATGGGTTGGCAAGTAACGGTTGATACTGATAAGTGTAACGGCGACGGCGAATGTGTTGACGTATGTCCGGTTGAAGTATTCGAACTCAACGACGGCAAGGCTGATCCGGTGAACATGGAAGAGTGTCTCGGCTGTGAGTCCTGTGTTGAGGTCTGTGAGACCGAAGCTATTACAGTGATAGAAGTTTAAATCAAAAAAATCAGGGGGGCTTAGGTCCCCCTGATTCCTCTCACCACTCCATCTGCACGATTTTGTATCAAGTCTAAACCAATTCCTTTGACTCTTCAAGATTCTTCGGTGATTTGCACCTGGTTCATGGTTGTGAATCAGCGTAAAAAAGTTTATAGTTAATTCTTTTGATCCAGGTATAAAAAGCCAAGGAGGGATTTATGGATCTGGGAATAGATTTGAATATATATTTTCAAAAATACCAAGATCTTATGAGCGGAGTAGACAAGGTGTTTTTGAAAATGAAGCAGGATTTTCCCCAGGAAGTCAGGTGTGACAACGGCTGTACTGAGTGCTGCCATGCCCTTTTTGACCTGACCCTTGTTGAATCACTGTACTTGAACCACAAGTTTTCTTTGCTGGATCCGGATTTAAGGAATCAAATCCTTATTGAAGCTGACAAGGCTGATCGGAAGACGCATCAAATCAAAAAAAAGCTTTATAAGGAACATCAGCAGGGTGCAAACGAGCAGGAGATACTGAAAAAGGCTTCAATGGCAAAGGTCTGCTGCCCACTGCTTATTGAGAACAGGTGTGTCCTTTATCAGGAAAGGCCCATTACCTGCCGCCTTTACGGGATTCCCTTTGATATGGGCGGTTTTGCAGCCAGCTGTTCTCTTTCAGGTTTTGAGCCAGGAAAGCAATATCCTACAGTACATATGGATAAGATACATCAGCGGCTCATCTCTTTGAGCCGGGAAATTTCCCAGGCCTTGAATTCAAAGTACCCGCACCTGGATTCCATGCTGGTTCCAGTGTCCATGTCTCTTCTGACTGATTACTCCCGGGAATATCTGGGGGCCAGGGAGGAGGAAGCAGCTGCTGCAAAGGATTCTCCAACCAAAGAGTGGGTCATGGGACCCAAGGAGTAGGGGATGCAAGAAGATAATAACCAAAGCAACCAGAAAAAGGCCATGTACGACTCTCTTTCGCCCAGGAGAAAGAAGTTCATCGACCGTATAGGCTATGACAAGTGGGATCCCTTTCAGGAGCCCAAGAATCCCATCGATATCAGGACGGATACGACCAGAAGAACCAGCAAGCAGTTGATGCGGGACTTTTTGTATGAATGTAAGCCAGAAGAGTACAGCAATGCATATGGACGGGGCGTTCTGGAAATGTGCCTCGGGATAATTAATGGAGACGATAAGTGCAGGGCTATGTACGAGTTTTCCCTATGGTACAGGGATCTTCTGGAAAGGGAAAAAAAGGAATTCAAAACCGGTTTGTAACCATAGGAGATAAAAATGACCAGAATGACGCCTGATCAGCAGATAAAGGAGCTGGAAGAGCGATTGAAGTCTGACCCTGATTGCGGGATAACCCTTTATAATATCGGAGTTAATTACCTGGCCAAGCGTGACTTTGAAAAAGCCAAGCACTACTTTCAGGAGGCCATCAGAAAAAATTCCGATATTGCAGAGGCATATGTTCAGCTTGGCGGCCTGGCCATGAATGAAGGCGATCTTGACGGATGCTTCAGCTATAACCAGATGGCCAGCAAGGTCAGACATCGCTTTGCAGTCCCTCATGGTAATATGGGCTTTGTCCATCTCCAGAGAAATGAAGTGGACAAAGCTATAGCGTCCCTGAAAAGGGCTATTTCCTTTGATCCCAAGTTTGTCCAGGCCCACGCCACTCTGGGCAGTGCTTATCTGATGCAGGGTGATGTGGACGGGTGCATCGCCCAGAGCGACAAGGCCATTGAACTGGAGTCCACATTCGGACCTGCATACAACAATAAGGGACTGGCATTGATGGAAAAGAAAGATTATGCTGGTGCAGCAGAATGCTTTAAGAAGGCCAGAGAAACCGGCTATGAGGTTGCCCGGGAGGTCCTGGATGAGTTGGAGGCCGGACTTGGGGCCACGGAGAAATCCTGAGTAATACCATTCAGGCCTTCAGATTTGGCAGTCTCATCTCTTGGCCGATACAGGCCCTGCATTCAAGGGAAAATTGTATTGACAATGGATTTCCTTTGTGTGAAAAATCACAAGACAGATCAGGATATTTCAGGGATACAGGCGTTGTGAAGCCGTCAGCTTCATTGATCATAAATGGGGCGGCTTTTTTTATTATAAGGTTGTAACCATAATTCAAGGAGGATTTTCAATGCCTAAACGTGAAACCCCTTTGTTGGATCAGCTCGAAAGCGGTCCATGGCCGAGTTTCGTGTCTGAAATGAAGAGGCAGTCCGAGTCGAGACATGCCAAAGAGAACGAAGTTCAGTACCAGATTCCTGTGGATGTCTGTGATGATCTTCTTGGTGTTCTGGAGCTTTCATATAAAGAAGGCGAAGTTCACTGGAAGCATGGCGGGATCGTTGGAGTCTTCGGATACGGCGGCGGAGTTATCGGAAGGTACTGCGACCAGCCTCAGATGTTCCCTGGCGTTGCTCACTTTCACACTGTCCGTGTTAACCAGCCTGCAGCCAAGTACTATAAGGCTGACTTCCTGCGCCAGCTGTGCGATCTCTGGGATTTCCGCGGCAGCGGTCTGACCAACATGCACGGTTCAACCGGGGACATCGTTTTCCTGGGCACAAGGACCGAGCAGCTTGAGGAAATCTTTTTTGAGCTGACCCATAACCTGAACCAGGACCTTGGCGGCTCCGGCTCAAACCTGCGTACCCCTGAGTGCTGCCTTGGCGAGTCCAGGTGTGAGTGGGCCTGTTATGATTCTCAGGAGCTGTGCTATCAGCTGACGATGGAATACCAGGATGAGCTGCACAGGCCGGCCTTCCCCTACAAGTTCAAGTTCAAATTTGATGCCTGCCCCAACGGATGCGTAGCTTCTATTGCCCGTTCTGACCTCTCCTTTATCGGAACCTGGCGTGATGAAATCCGCATTGATCAGGAAGCAGTGGCTGCCTATGCCGGCGGGGAAATCTCCCCCAACGGTGGAGCCCATGCCGGCAAGGACTGGGGTCCTTTTGATCTGCAGAAAGAGGTCATTGATCTGTGTCCCACCGAGTGCATGTGGATGGAAGATGGCAAGCTGAAGATCAATGACAAGGAATGTACCCGCTGCATGCATTGTCTGAACGTCATGCCCAGAGCCCTGCGCATTGGTAATGACCGTGGTCTGTCCATTCTGGTCGGTGCCAAGGCCCCGATCCTGGATGGTGCTCAGATGGGCTCTCTGCTTGTTCCCTTCATCAAGGCCGAAGAGCCTTATGATGAGATCAAGGAAGTCATTGAAAACATCTGGGATTGGTGGATGGAAGAAGGCAAGAACCGTGAGCGCATTGGTGAGACCATGAAGAGAATGGGCTTCCAGAGGCTGCTCGAAGTGACCGGTATTCCGCCTATGCCCCAGCATGTGCAGGAACCCAGGACCAATCCGTATATCTTCTGGAAGGAAGAAGAAGTACCCGGCGGATGGGACCGCGACATCGCAGACTACAGATCACGTCACCAGAAATAAGGGAGGTAAGAAATGGCTTTTATATCATCAGGATACAATCCAGACAAGCCGATGGAAAACAGGATTTCCGATATCGGCCCAAGACATTATTCAGAGTTTTTGCCTCCTGTTATCAAGAATAACAAAGGCAAATGGCTCTGGCACGAAATTCTTGAGCCCGGCATTCTTATGCACAAGGCCGAGAGTGGAGAAGAAGTATACACAGTTCGCGCTGGCTCTCCCAGGCTCTTGAGCGTTGAGACCATCCGCGAAATTTGTGATATTGCAGACAAACACTGCGACGGCTACGTCCGCTTCACCACCAGGAACAATGTTGAGTTCATGGTGGACAGCAAGGACAAGATCGCTCCTTTGAAGGAAGATCTGGCCTCCCGCAAGCATCCCGGCGGAAGCTTCAAGTTTCCTGTGGGTGGAACTGGTGCTGGTGTGACCAATATTGTCCACACCCAGGGCTGGATCCACTGCCACACCCCGGCTTCTGATGCTTCCGGTACGGTCAAGGTTGTTCTGGACGATCTGTTTGAAGAATTCCAGCAGATGAGGCTTCCGGCCCAGTTGAGAATCTCCATGGCCTGCTGCCTGAACATGTGCGGTGCTGTGCATTGCTCTGATATCGCCATCCTGGGTTATCACCGCAAGCCCCCCATCATTGACCATGAGAACCTGGAAAACCTGTGTGAAATTCCTCTGGCAGTTTCATCATGTCCAACAGCGGCCATCAGGCCTTCCAAGACCACCATCAAGGATCCCAAGACCGGCGAGGACAAGACCGTTAAGACTGTTGCAATCAAAAACGAGCGCTGCATGTTCTGCGGTAACTGCTACACCATGTGTCCTGCCTTGCCCCTGACTGATGGCGAAGGTGACGGACTGGTAATTATGGCTGGAGGAAAGGTTTCCAACCGGATCTCCAATCCCAAGTTCTCCAAGGTTGTAGTAGCCTTTATTCCCAATGAAACACCCCGCTGGCCAACACTGGTCAAGGTTGTTCGCCAGATCGTTGAAGCCTATGCCAAGGGTGCCCGCAAGTACGAGCGCGTTGGTGACTGGGCTGAACGGATTGGGTGGGAGCGTTTCTTTGAGGCTTGTGACCTCGAGTTCACCCATCACCTGATTGACGATTTCCGTGATCCAGCTTACTATACCTGGAGACAGACAACCAACTTCAAGTTCTAGTTGGGGTTTTTAACCAGTACGGCGCCGCCTGGAAAGGCGGCGCCTAAAACAAAGGATGAGGTGGATATGGATCAAGAAGCTGCAAAACAGGAGATTGTTAATTTCCTGGAATCCAAGTCAAAGTCAAAAACTAAATTTTACTTCAATGATTTTACCAAGCTTTTCCCGGATATGAAGTCCAGGGAAGTCAAAAAACTCCTCACAGCACTGGTTCAAGAAGGAAAGCTTGTTTTCTGGTCCAGCGGCAGCACAACCATGTACGGCATGAAAGATGCCGGCAAGACTGAAGAAGGCTAGACTGTTTATCAGTTTTTCCATAAGATCCCTTTGTGGAACAGCAGACTGATAACTTTCTGAATTTTCCCAGGATTACCCTGGCAGGCCTCAAAGGCGGGTCAGGAAAAACAATAGTTTCACTAGCGCTTTGCAGGCTTTTCACCCAGAAAGGTCTGAAAGTTAAGCCTTTTAAGAAGGGCCCAGATTATATAGACGCCAAATGGCTATCCCTGGCAACAGGACATAATACGTCTAATCTGGACCCTTTCTTATTTCCCACCCAAAAAGTTAAATCATTGTTCTGGTCCTATGCCGGTGATTTTGACCTGGCTCTTATCGAAGGTAACAGGGGCCTGTTTGACGGTAAAGACGTCCAGGGATCTTACTCCACTGCTGAGCTGGCCAGGATTCTGGAGTGTCCTGTGGTGCTGGTCATGGACTGCACAAAGATGACCAGGACATCAGCAGCAGTGGTACTTGGTTGCCGGATGTTTGAAAAAGACCTGAATATGGCCGGAGTCATTCTCAACCGAACAGCCGGAGAAAGGCACAGAACCATTACCCGTTCCTCCATTGAAAGATATACTGACATTCCGGTCCTGGGGGCACTGCCCAAACTGGCAGCAAACCCCATACCCGAACGACACATGGGGCTGATATCTGATCAGGAACATCAAGGCCAGGAAGGTATTTTTGACCAGATATGCAGGGTCGTCTCAGAATGCGTTGACCTGGATAAGGTTTTTGAAGCTGCAAGTCAGGCCCCCCCGGTAAAAGATGATGTCCTGGAAAAAGTTCCTGAAATATCTTCGCCCAGGCCAGGACCAACCATCGGAGTGGTCAGAGATAAAGCCTTGTGGTTCTACTATCAGGAAAACCTGGATGATCTGGAAAGACATGGGGCAAAACTGGTAGATTTGAGCCTGCTGTGCAAAGGTTCCTGGCCTGAAATTCACGGTCTTTACCTGGGCGGTGGATTTCCGGAAACCATGGCCCAGGCATTGGACGAAAACAATCCGGTAAGAAGCAGGTTAAAAATCCTGGCCCAGGAAGGATTGCCAATTTATGCCGAATGCGGCGGCTTTATGTATCTGGCTGAAAGCCTGGAGTATGAAAACCGGTGCTTTTCCATGAGCGGTATCCTCCCGCTTCGGACCAAACTCTTTCCCAGGCCCCAGGGACACGGATATGTCCAGGCCATTGTGGTCAGACAGAATCCATTTTTTCCGGTGGGGACCAGGATAACCGGGCACGAGTTTCACTATTCCAGGTGCATTCCTGTTCCAGAGGGTCTGGATTTCTGCTTTCAACTTCAAAGGGGAGTGGGCATTGACAAAGGACTTGACGGGCTTGTCTATAGAAATGTCCTTGCCGGCTACACCCATATCCACTCGTTCGGAGCTAGGGGATGGGCGAGTAATTTTGTCCGGGCTGCAAGGATATACCTGGACTTTAAAAAGAATGGCCAGGGAACATGTCCGGACATTGTCTGCTGTTAAGACTTAACTGAACCCCTACCGGATTCGGTCAGAATCAAATAAAAACCTACCTGCGAGAGTTGCATCCCAGAAAAGGACAGAACTCAAGAGCCCTGTCTGTCAGGGTGTTGTCCTGATTGTAAAGGACAAGGGGAGGTAATATCTTAAGGCCTGCTCCCCCATCCTTGATGGCTTCCACCAGAACCAGTGATGCCCTTTTTTTTATTGTACCGTAAACCGGGATCATCCTTTTGGGTATAAGTCTTTTTTGTCCCATGGAGCTGAGGAGCATGTCCAGCTGCTCTCCAGCAAAGACCACTCCCAGCCGGGATTTTCTTTTCAGAAGATAACCGGCTGCCTCAAAAAATAACCCCAGCTCATTGGCAGTGCAAAAAGAAGCGGCTTTTCTGGACTCATCTGCCGGCATTCTGCCTGACCCTGGATCTCTGTAGGGGGGATTCAGCAAAACCAGATCAAAGCTTTCAGGATACAGATCACTTTTTACAACCTCGGAAACATCCTTCTCCAGAGCACTGCAGCAATCATCCAGTCCTAATCGGGCGATGTTTATCCGGGCATGCCTGATCATTTCCGGGCTTTTATCCAGTCCCAATACCTGGATTTTCTTGCCCGGGTTGGCAAGAATCAGGCCTAGACCGATGACTGCACAGCCACAGCCCAGGTCAGCTACTTTGCTTGAATTTCCTGGAGTTATGAATGTGGATAAAAGCAAGGAGTCAGTTGAGAAGCGAAATCCTTGCTCAGGCTGGGACAGTCCGCGCGGGAACAAAAACTGAGGATGGGCGGGCTGGCTGTTGAGCATTTCTTGCCTCTACCAGAGGTGGAAAAGAACCCCGGTGGGCAGTTTGGGGAAAAAGTAAGTGGATTTTCGGGGCATGACCTGGCCGGTTTCACAGACTTGCCCCAGGATATCCATAGGCACGGGCTTAAGTAGAAAGGCAGCCTGGGCCTGTCCTGAATTGACCAGTTCAATGCATTGATTCTGGTCATGGGTGTAGCTGAGGAATTCTCCGGAGGACAGGTCCTTATCACTCAACCTCATGGCCTGGCGTAAGAAAAGTTTATCCAGGACATGTGCACCGATCCGGGAGAAGATATCGGCTGACTCTTCAAGCGGGGTGAAAAGAGTAAATTTCCGGTTTTCATAAAGGACAAAAGCCTCTGGACGGGTCAGGGCGGACAATGATTCAGGCCCGGAAACAGGAGAGGTAGTAAAAATACTTTTGGCCTGGTTTTTGATTTTTTCCCATTCAAAGGACCTATTTCGGGAAACAATCCGGTGGTAGGGGAATATTTCCAATCCTGGAGAAGAAATATTGCTTAAATAAATGAAAACATGGTTCCAGGGAGCATTGGCTTCCCGGCCCATGGACTGCTGATAATTCAGGGCAGTTTCATACCGGTGGTGTCCGTCAGCTATGAAAACCTTCTTACTCAACACCAGGTTTTGGATAGACTGGTTGTGTTGGTCTGGTACTCTCCACAGCCTGTTTTTTACTCCATGCTCCTGGTTAAAGGTTATCATGGGCTCCTGGTTCAGGCAGGCCTGTCCTATATCCTCCAGAACCAGGGCAGGATCATCATAAACAGCAAAGATGGGACTCAGCTGAGCCTGGGTGGTCTTCATCAGATTCAGGCGGTCATCTTTAGCTTTAGAGTAGGTCTGTTCATGAGGAAAGACCACCCGGTCTTCAAAAGGGTGCAGTCTGAGACCGCCAAAAACACCCCATCTGGTCCTGGATGAATTGCCGGCCTGATAATCAGTGGCCATGACATAAAAGGATTCATGCTGGTCAGGGATCAAAATTTTGTTTTTGACCCAGTCGGTCAAGGTGTGGGCAGCAGCCTGGTAAGAGGAAGGGGAATCCACGTGGACCACATTAAATGGTTCACCAGCCAGCTTGTTCTTATCATCAGGCGACAGCACGTCATAAGGAGGAGATATCACCTGGTCAGGCTTGATTCGGGAATGGGACCAGTTGTATCGAAAAAAGTTCAGTGGCTTGAATTCAGGCATTTTTTTACACTTATGATGTTTAAGGGTTTCTTTTTACAGGCAGCAGCCTTGAGATGATCAAAGCCTGGGGAAGCTTCAGGGCCATGGCCAGGGCAAAGTAAAATGCCCCCCAAGCCGGGATCAGGGCGATGGCCATCCAGGGGGTTACTGATAAATACTTTGTTCCAAAAAGTAAAACAGAACTTGCTGCAGCCATTTTCCAGAGATCAGAACTGCCAGTCAGCCATTGTCCGGTTTTTCTTTTCAAGGCCAGCCCCAGCAGGATTACGTTGACCCATGAAGAAATGCTGGCTGCCAGGGCCAGTCCGAAATGGTCAAGCTTCTGCATCAGGAGGATTCCCAGGCCGATATTAACTATCAGACTCAGGACGGCGATTTTGACCGGGGTTCTGGTGTCTTCCAGAGCGTAAAATGCTGAAACCAGCGGGCGTACGCAGGAAAAGGCCGGCAGGCCAGCAGCATACCCCACCAGGGCCAGGGATGTAGCATGAACCGCCTGCACAGTGAATTCACCTCTGCCGAAAATCACATCAATAAGCGGGTGGCTCAAGCCGATGAGGCCGGCTGTAGAAGGCAGGGCAATAAAAAGGGTTAGGCCCAGAGAGGTATTAAGTGTTCTTTTGAATCCTTCCATGTCTCCTTTTCCGGCCAAAACGGACAAAGAGGGCAGGGCAACCGTGCTGATGGCTACTGCAAAAACCCCCAGAGGAAACTGGACCAGACGGTCGGCATAGTAGAGATAGGATATGGACCCGGCAGCCAAAAATGATGCCAGGACCGTGCCGATGAGGATGTTTAACTGATAAACAGCCGCTCCAAGGACTGTAGGGAGCATCAACTTGCCTATCCTGAGTACCCCGGGGTGTTTCAGAGAATAGTCCCCTTTCCAGGAAAAGTTGATGTTCCGTAAAAAGGGGTACTGAAAGTACCATTGGACAATTCCGGAAACAAAAACGCCGATGGACAGGTAAAGGGCTACGTTTCCACCGCTCAGGTAGGCAGCCAGGGCAAATCCGATGAGGGTCAGGTTCATCAGGGCCGGGGCTGCAGCAGGGGCAAAGAAGTGGTTCATGGAATTTAAGATTCCCATGCATAAAGCCACTGAGGAGATGAACAGTATGTATGGGAAGCAGATTCTTACCAGGGTGACGGTTAGGTCAAAAATTTCCGGACTGCTTTTAAATCCAGGGGCAATAATGCCGGTGATGGGGCCTGCAAAAACAAGGGCTGCCAGGGTGATCAGTCCGACAATCATCAGAAGCCAGATTTGAACGGACCTGGCAAGGGCATAAGCTTCTTCTGTACCCTGGGAATGTTTGATCTTGGTGAAGACCGGCACAAAGGCCATGGTCAGGGAACCTTCTGCAAAAAGACGCCTCAGCAGGTTGGGAAGCCGAAAAGCTACAAAAAAAGCGTCAGCAATGGGTCCGGCTCCCAGGGCAAAGGCAATGATCAGGTCCCGGGCAAATCCCAGGATCCTGCTCAGAAAAGTAGCACCGCCCACAACAAAGGCGTTGCGGGCCATGGCCCTTGATGATGTATGGCTGGACTGGTCGGAGTTCAATTAACTTTCCGGTTGAGGATTGATCTGGGGTTATGGATCCGCTGCAAGTCTTTGGTAATCTGCCAGGCATAAACTAACCGGGTGTTCAAGCAGGATCAAGTCCATAATATTTAAGGACCCTGCCCAAGATTACAGGCTGTTGTCTGTAGCCGCCTGTCGGCCTCTTTGTTCGTTGACAAAGAAGTTTGCAGTCAGAGCCAGGCCGAAAAAGAGCAGACAGAGAAGCACGGCTGACTGAAGTCCGACCAAGGTTTGAAGTATGCCCAGGCCCAGGATGCCGAAGATGGCGGCCAGCTTGGTGGCCATGCCCCAGAATCCAAAAAATTCAGCTCCTCTGTTTTGAGGGGTGAACATGCCGACCATGGTTCTGGCACAGGACTGGACCGACCCCAACCCGGTTCCGGCCAGACAGCCCACCAGAAGAAAGGTGTGCTGGGGTTCAAGTTCAAGCCCGAGCATTTTGTTGACTTCAGAAGTAATTATCGGGGTGAAATAAATCATGACGATGGATACGATCCACAACCCCAAGGTGATGTTAAAGGTAGTTTTGGCCCCGATTCTGTCCTGCAGGAAACCGAACAGCAGGGCACCAAAGGCAGCGGTAAGCTGGGTCAGGACAAACATGAGCATCTGAAACCTGGGTTCCCATCCGATGATCTGGTCGCCGTAAATAAAGGTGAAGCTGATAATGATATACAGTCCGGCCATGGCAAAGAACAGGGAAACCAGGAAGACTGCCAGATCCCTGTAGGCCGGAAGATCACTGATGGTTGAACGGATGCGCTGATATCCGGATCTTATGTATGCAATCGGTTTGTTCAGTTTTTGAGCGGTCCTTCTTTCCTTGAGCCATAAAAAAGTTGGCACCGCGCCCAGCATGAAAAATATGGCGGCCAGCGGACCTGTCAGGCGTAAATTGTCAAAATTACTTTCAGTAATCCCTCCCAGTCCCAGAAGAACTATGCCGGTAGAAAACAGGCCACCGACATAGCCCAGGGCCCAGCCAAAACCGGATATCTTGCCCAGGGATTCCGGAGGTCCCAGCTCCGGCAGAAACCCGGCAATGAATGGTTCACCCATGGAGTAGGCAAAATTGGAGATGATGATCAGGGCCATGCCAAGAACGATCATCCCGGGCATGATGAAATAGAGGCAGGCTGTGGAGATGATCGTGAGCACATAACTGGCAAAGAGGAATTTTTTCTTGGCCCCGGCATGGTCCATGATGGCCCCGCAGACCGGAGCCAGGA from Desulfonatronovibrio hydrogenovorans DSM 9292 includes the following:
- a CDS encoding cobyrinate a,c-diamide synthase translates to MEQQTDNFLNFPRITLAGLKGGSGKTIVSLALCRLFTQKGLKVKPFKKGPDYIDAKWLSLATGHNTSNLDPFLFPTQKVKSLFWSYAGDFDLALIEGNRGLFDGKDVQGSYSTAELARILECPVVLVMDCTKMTRTSAAVVLGCRMFEKDLNMAGVILNRTAGERHRTITRSSIERYTDIPVLGALPKLAANPIPERHMGLISDQEHQGQEGIFDQICRVVSECVDLDKVFEAASQAPPVKDDVLEKVPEISSPRPGPTIGVVRDKALWFYYQENLDDLERHGAKLVDLSLLCKGSWPEIHGLYLGGGFPETMAQALDENNPVRSRLKILAQEGLPIYAECGGFMYLAESLEYENRCFSMSGILPLRTKLFPRPQGHGYVQAIVVRQNPFFPVGTRITGHEFHYSRCIPVPEGLDFCFQLQRGVGIDKGLDGLVYRNVLAGYTHIHSFGARGWASNFVRAARIYLDFKKNGQGTCPDIVCC
- a CDS encoding tRNA1(Val) (adenine(37)-N6)-methyltransferase — its product is MLNSQPAHPQFLFPRGLSQPEQGFRFSTDSLLLSTFITPGNSSKVADLGCGCAVIGLGLILANPGKKIQVLGLDKSPEMIRHARINIARLGLDDCCSALEKDVSEVVKSDLYPESFDLVLLNPPYRDPGSGRMPADESRKAASFCTANELGLFFEAAGYLLKRKSRLGVVFAGEQLDMLLSSMGQKRLIPKRMIPVYGTIKKRASLVLVEAIKDGGAGLKILPPLVLYNQDNTLTDRALEFCPFLGCNSRR
- a CDS encoding DUF1015 domain-containing protein codes for the protein MPEFKPLNFFRYNWSHSRIKPDQVISPPYDVLSPDDKNKLAGEPFNVVHVDSPSSYQAAAHTLTDWVKNKILIPDQHESFYVMATDYQAGNSSRTRWGVFGGLRLHPFEDRVVFPHEQTYSKAKDDRLNLMKTTQAQLSPIFAVYDDPALVLEDIGQACLNQEPMITFNQEHGVKNRLWRVPDQHNQSIQNLVLSKKVFIADGHHRYETALNYQQSMGREANAPWNHVFIYLSNISSPGLEIFPYHRIVSRNRSFEWEKIKNQAKSIFTTSPVSGPESLSALTRPEAFVLYENRKFTLFTPLEESADIFSRIGAHVLDKLFLRQAMRLSDKDLSSGEFLSYTHDQNQCIELVNSGQAQAAFLLKPVPMDILGQVCETGQVMPRKSTYFFPKLPTGVLFHLW
- the murJ gene encoding murein biosynthesis integral membrane protein MurJ: MNSDQSSHTSSRAMARNAFVVGGATFLSRILGFARDLIIAFALGAGPIADAFFVAFRLPNLLRRLFAEGSLTMAFVPVFTKIKHSQGTEEAYALARSVQIWLLMIVGLITLAALVFAGPITGIIAPGFKSSPEIFDLTVTLVRICFPYILFISSVALCMGILNSMNHFFAPAAAPALMNLTLIGFALAAYLSGGNVALYLSIGVFVSGIVQWYFQYPFLRNINFSWKGDYSLKHPGVLRIGKLMLPTVLGAAVYQLNILIGTVLASFLAAGSISYLYYADRLVQFPLGVFAVAISTVALPSLSVLAGKGDMEGFKRTLNTSLGLTLFIALPSTAGLIGLSHPLIDVIFGRGEFTVQAVHATSLALVGYAAGLPAFSCVRPLVSAFYALEDTRTPVKIAVLSLIVNIGLGILLMQKLDHFGLALAASISSWVNVILLGLALKRKTGQWLTGSSDLWKMAAASSVLLFGTKYLSVTPWMAIALIPAWGAFYFALAMALKLPQALIISRLLPVKRNP
- a CDS encoding MFS transporter; protein product: MNSQSVQKQLATHHKASRKEIFGWAMFDFANQAYTTLIITVIFGVVFTRVIVGDGPDFRLGNLLWSLSLCLSYALVVFLAPVCGAIMDHAGAKKKFLFASYVLTIISTACLYFIMPGMIVLGMALIIISNFAYSMGEPFIAGFLPELGPPESLGKISGFGWALGYVGGLFSTGIVLLGLGGITESNFDNLRLTGPLAAIFFMLGAVPTFLWLKERRTAQKLNKPIAYIRSGYQRIRSTISDLPAYRDLAVFLVSLFFAMAGLYIIISFTFIYGDQIIGWEPRFQMLMFVLTQLTAAFGALLFGFLQDRIGAKTTFNITLGLWIVSIVMIYFTPIITSEVNKMLGLELEPQHTFLLVGCLAGTGLGSVQSCARTMVGMFTPQNRGAEFFGFWGMATKLAAIFGILGLGILQTLVGLQSAVLLCLLFFGLALTANFFVNEQRGRQAATDNSL